A genomic segment from Luteolibacter ambystomatis encodes:
- a CDS encoding efflux RND transporter permease subunit encodes MHEGFLGGIVRFSLRFRGLVIALACALLGYGLHTLGRARYDVFPEFAPPQVTIQTEAPGLSPEQVETLVTQPIENVVNGIDGVGALRSSSIQGLSLLTLTFRPDSDIHLARQSVSERLGTLTGRLPQSVASPVMTPLTSSASIVFEAGLTSTERTAMEVRTFADWTLKPRLLTVDGVANVSVFGGEVKQLQIQVIPEQLVRHDLSLEDVVAVASKATGVQGAGFIENANQRIVIQTEAQEALTPAQLAAVVVARKDGAVLTLGDVARVVEAPEPPFGAASIMGRPGVVLVISSQFGTNTLEVTRKVEAALAELRPSLARERIGLHDDLFRPAAFIETATHNVAWSLLTGGVLVVVVLLLFLNNLRTAAISCTAIPLSLLAAVIVLEKLGCSLNTMTLGGLAIAIGEVVDDAVIDVENILRRLRGNRTLESPRPVWQVVIEASLEVRSAVVHATFAVILVFLPVLSMTGIAGRLFSPLGIAYVSAIAASLGVALTLTPALALVFLGKCELSAHEAPLARWMKARYLALLAWLNGSFRTVITVVVLVTLGGIAMLPLFQSQLVPELREGHFIVHMAAVPGTSLAQARSLGDDVTRELLKLPFVRKVNQRIGRTEASDDTFGSHEGEFDVELRPLEGDAAEGAVAEVRSMLEKFPGVNFAVKSFLSERVEETLSGYTAPVAIHVRGNDLDVLDGKAEEIAKLLHSIRGGRDVRVQSPQGTPQLVIRPRPSDLVRWGFTPGDVLTAVRTAYQGMGVGEIYEGNQVHEVNVILPPELRKDISSVGELVLKSPTGVHVPLRQLADIRQEAGRYVVLHRDARRVQTVTCDVEGRDVAGFVDEARKRIGAEIMMLSGTYVEFSGTAQEQARSRRDLMVHSTLAGLGIVLLLSIVTRHFRNLLLILANLPFALCGGVVAVFACGGLLSTGAMVGFVTLFGITLRNSIMLISHYEHLVTVERHEWNLETAWLGAGERLVPILMTALVTALGLLPLAIGTGDPGREIEGPMAIVILGGLLSSTSLNLLVLPMLAHRFGCFYRETSYYRS; translated from the coding sequence ATGCACGAAGGTTTTCTCGGCGGCATCGTCCGCTTCTCGTTGCGCTTCCGCGGCTTGGTGATCGCACTGGCCTGTGCCCTGCTGGGCTATGGATTGCACACGCTCGGGCGTGCGCGTTACGATGTGTTTCCGGAGTTCGCGCCGCCGCAGGTCACGATCCAGACGGAGGCTCCGGGGTTGTCTCCGGAGCAGGTGGAGACGCTGGTGACGCAGCCGATTGAAAACGTGGTGAATGGTATTGATGGCGTGGGGGCGCTGCGTTCGTCGTCCATCCAAGGACTGTCGTTGCTCACGCTGACCTTCCGGCCGGACAGCGACATCCATCTCGCGCGGCAATCCGTTTCGGAACGACTCGGCACCTTGACTGGAAGGTTGCCGCAGAGCGTGGCATCTCCGGTGATGACTCCGCTGACATCCTCCGCGAGCATCGTGTTCGAAGCGGGGCTGACGTCCACGGAACGTACCGCGATGGAGGTGCGGACCTTCGCCGATTGGACGTTGAAGCCACGGCTGCTCACTGTGGATGGCGTGGCGAACGTGTCGGTCTTCGGCGGAGAGGTGAAGCAGCTCCAGATCCAGGTGATCCCGGAGCAATTGGTTCGGCATGACCTTTCGCTGGAAGATGTGGTGGCGGTTGCCTCGAAGGCGACCGGCGTGCAGGGGGCAGGCTTCATCGAAAATGCGAATCAGCGGATCGTAATCCAGACCGAGGCGCAGGAGGCGCTGACACCGGCGCAGCTCGCGGCCGTGGTGGTGGCGCGCAAGGATGGCGCGGTGCTCACGCTGGGGGATGTGGCGCGTGTGGTGGAGGCACCGGAGCCGCCCTTCGGTGCGGCCTCGATCATGGGGCGGCCCGGTGTGGTGCTGGTGATTTCCTCGCAGTTCGGCACGAACACGCTGGAGGTGACGCGCAAGGTGGAGGCGGCACTGGCGGAGCTGAGGCCATCGCTCGCCAGAGAACGCATCGGGCTGCACGACGACCTCTTCCGGCCTGCGGCCTTCATTGAAACGGCGACCCACAATGTAGCGTGGTCGCTGCTGACTGGCGGCGTGTTGGTGGTGGTGGTGCTGTTGCTGTTCCTGAACAACCTGCGCACCGCGGCGATTTCCTGCACTGCCATTCCGCTGTCGTTGCTGGCGGCGGTGATCGTGCTGGAGAAACTCGGCTGTTCGCTCAATACGATGACCCTCGGAGGTCTCGCGATCGCCATCGGCGAGGTGGTGGACGATGCGGTGATCGATGTGGAGAACATCCTGCGTCGCCTGCGCGGGAACCGAACGCTGGAGTCACCACGGCCTGTTTGGCAAGTGGTGATCGAGGCTTCGCTGGAGGTGCGAAGCGCGGTGGTGCACGCAACCTTCGCGGTGATCCTGGTGTTCCTGCCGGTGTTGTCCATGACCGGCATTGCGGGCCGGTTGTTCTCTCCGCTCGGGATCGCCTATGTCTCCGCCATCGCGGCCTCGCTGGGCGTGGCCCTGACGCTCACTCCGGCGCTGGCCCTGGTGTTCCTCGGTAAATGCGAACTTTCTGCGCACGAAGCCCCGCTGGCCCGCTGGATGAAGGCCCGCTACCTCGCGCTGCTGGCGTGGTTGAATGGGAGCTTTCGTACGGTGATCACTGTAGTAGTGCTGGTGACATTGGGGGGCATCGCGATGCTTCCGCTCTTCCAGAGCCAACTGGTGCCTGAGTTGCGGGAAGGACATTTCATCGTCCATATGGCGGCGGTGCCCGGCACCTCGTTGGCTCAGGCACGGAGTCTGGGCGATGATGTGACGCGGGAACTGCTGAAGCTGCCCTTCGTCCGCAAGGTGAACCAGCGCATCGGTCGCACGGAGGCCTCGGATGACACCTTCGGTTCGCATGAAGGAGAGTTCGACGTGGAGCTGAGGCCGCTGGAGGGGGATGCCGCCGAGGGCGCGGTGGCGGAGGTGCGTTCGATGCTGGAGAAGTTCCCGGGCGTGAATTTTGCGGTGAAGTCCTTCCTCAGCGAGCGCGTCGAGGAAACGCTGTCCGGCTACACCGCCCCGGTCGCAATCCATGTGCGCGGCAATGATCTGGACGTGCTCGATGGGAAGGCGGAGGAAATCGCGAAGCTGCTGCACTCGATCCGCGGCGGGCGCGACGTGCGGGTGCAATCGCCGCAGGGCACGCCACAACTGGTGATCCGGCCGCGTCCGTCCGATCTGGTCCGCTGGGGCTTCACGCCCGGCGACGTGCTGACCGCGGTCCGCACCGCCTACCAAGGCATGGGCGTGGGCGAGATTTACGAGGGCAACCAGGTCCACGAGGTGAACGTGATCCTGCCTCCGGAACTACGGAAGGACATCAGCAGTGTGGGCGAGCTGGTCTTGAAGAGTCCCACCGGCGTGCATGTGCCGCTGCGCCAACTCGCGGACATCCGTCAGGAGGCCGGTCGCTACGTTGTATTGCATCGCGATGCCCGGCGGGTGCAAACGGTGACCTGCGATGTGGAGGGGCGGGATGTGGCGGGCTTTGTCGATGAAGCCCGGAAACGCATTGGCGCGGAGATCATGATGCTTTCGGGCACCTATGTCGAGTTCAGCGGCACTGCGCAGGAACAGGCGCGGTCACGCCGCGACCTGATGGTTCACAGTACGCTGGCCGGGCTGGGGATCGTGCTGCTGCTATCGATCGTCACCCGCCATTTCCGCAACCTGCTGCTGATCCTCGCAAACCTTCCATTCGCCTTGTGCGGCGGTGTGGTCGCGGTGTTCGCGTGCGGCGGCTTGTTGTCGACCGGTGCGATGGTCGGCTTCGTCACGCTGTTCGGGATCACGCTGCGGAATTCGATCATGCTCATCAGCCACTACGAGCATCTGGTGACAGTGGAGAGACATGAGTGGAATCTGGAAACGGCGTGGCTGGGGGCGGGGGAGCGGCTGGTGCCGATCCTGATGACGGCGCTGGTTACCGCGCTGGGCTTGCTGCCGCTGGCGATCGGCACCGGCGATCCGGGGCGCGAGATCGAGGGGCCGATGGCGATCGTGATACTCGGCGGCCTACTGTCTTCGACTTCCCTGAACCTGCTGGTGCTGCCGATGTTGGCGCACCGCTTCGGCTGTTTCTACAGGGAGACCTCCTACTATCGCTCCTAG
- a CDS encoding response regulator transcription factor: MRVLVVEDQTKIARALETALAADGAEVVIAGDGDRGLQLALESRFDVVVLDIMLPGLDGLEVLRELRARHHTTPVLLLSARGEVDDRIRGLDLGADDYLPKPFVLAEVTARVRVLARRAAPADAPRLVIADLSIDFLRHEVKRGGHRIDLTTRELRLLTYLARANGRACPRDELHQQVWDYAPGYDPGTNVVQVAMVRLREKLDAPFKRKLIHTVFAEGYAVRDTP; encoded by the coding sequence ATGCGTGTGCTTGTCGTCGAAGACCAAACCAAGATCGCGCGTGCGCTGGAAACGGCGCTCGCCGCCGATGGCGCGGAGGTGGTGATCGCGGGCGATGGCGACCGCGGCCTGCAACTCGCGCTTGAGAGCCGCTTCGACGTGGTGGTGCTGGACATCATGCTGCCCGGCCTCGACGGACTCGAGGTGCTGCGGGAACTCCGCGCCCGCCACCACACCACGCCGGTGTTGCTGCTTTCCGCCCGCGGCGAGGTGGACGACCGCATCCGCGGCCTCGATCTCGGCGCCGATGATTATCTTCCGAAACCCTTCGTGCTCGCGGAGGTCACCGCCCGCGTCCGCGTGCTCGCGCGCCGCGCCGCCCCCGCCGATGCGCCGCGGCTGGTCATCGCCGATCTTTCGATCGACTTCCTCCGCCATGAGGTGAAGCGCGGCGGCCACCGCATCGACCTCACTACCCGTGAACTACGGCTTCTCACGTACTTGGCCCGCGCCAACGGCCGCGCCTGCCCTCGCGATGAACTGCACCAGCAGGTCTGGGACTATGCACCCGGCTACGATCCCGGCACCAATGTCGTGCAGGTGGCCATGGTGCGGCTGAGGGAAAAGTTGGACGCCCCCTTCAAGCGCAAGCTGATCCACACCGTCTTCGCCGAGGGCTACGCCGTGCGCGACACACCATGA
- a CDS encoding sensor histidine kinase gives MKVRTRLTLWFAGLLLGSLLLLGGLLHYELVDEVANGHKPESPSEKIEDLLLSYGLPTIAILVIGGSWLVRRALRPVEQLAAAAERVHAGHLAERIPLSGRGDELDRLAEAFNRMLGRVDAGISSVRDFTLRASHELKTPLTILSAETELALGGPTATPAQRERLASQYEEIQRLTALVNALGLLAKADAGLPTLARENLRLDDLLREAVDNIRPLAAMRGITVNLETCDPAPMHADRSSLRQILLNLLDNAVKHNQPDGWIAIRLRHGSVGTDLAIENSGPPIPPAILPKVFDRFVRGPGVVEGSGLGLSIVRTLVEAHGGRVFCEPGRSHGFCIEMKLPTQLERRDGCCFVSPYRPANL, from the coding sequence ATGAAAGTCCGCACCCGCCTCACCCTCTGGTTTGCCGGACTCCTGCTCGGATCGCTGCTGCTGCTCGGCGGCCTGCTCCATTACGAGCTCGTGGATGAAGTCGCCAACGGCCACAAACCGGAATCCCCGTCCGAAAAAATCGAGGATCTGCTGCTGTCCTATGGCCTGCCTACCATCGCCATCCTTGTGATCGGCGGTTCGTGGCTGGTGCGGCGCGCGTTGCGTCCCGTCGAACAACTCGCTGCCGCCGCGGAACGTGTCCATGCCGGTCACCTTGCGGAGCGGATCCCGCTCAGCGGTCGTGGCGATGAACTCGACCGTCTCGCCGAGGCCTTCAACCGGATGCTCGGTCGTGTCGATGCCGGCATCAGCAGCGTGCGGGACTTCACCCTGCGCGCCTCCCACGAGTTGAAGACCCCGCTCACCATCCTCAGCGCGGAAACAGAGCTGGCACTGGGCGGCCCCACCGCCACGCCTGCCCAGCGTGAGCGTCTCGCCAGCCAGTATGAGGAAATCCAGCGCCTCACGGCCCTCGTCAACGCCCTCGGCCTGTTGGCGAAGGCGGATGCGGGCCTGCCCACGCTCGCCCGCGAAAACCTCCGTCTCGATGATCTCCTCCGCGAGGCCGTTGACAACATCCGCCCGTTGGCTGCCATGCGCGGCATCACCGTGAACTTGGAAACCTGCGATCCCGCTCCCATGCATGCGGACCGCTCCAGCCTGCGCCAGATCCTGCTCAACCTGCTGGACAATGCGGTGAAGCACAACCAGCCGGACGGTTGGATCGCCATCCGCCTCCGCCACGGCTCGGTCGGCACGGATCTCGCCATCGAAAACAGCGGCCCGCCCATTCCTCCTGCAATCCTGCCCAAGGTCTTCGACCGCTTCGTTCGCGGTCCTGGCGTCGTGGAGGGTTCCGGCCTCGGTCTCAGCATCGTCCGCACGCTGGTGGAAGCTCATGGCGGCAGGGTCTTCTGCGAACCCGGGCGCAGCCATGGGTTCTGCATCGAAATGAAGCTGCCGACGCAACTTGAGCGGAGAGACGGCTGTTGCTTCGTTTCTCCTTACCGCCCTGCGAACCTGTGA
- a CDS encoding Hsp20/alpha crystallin family protein, with protein sequence MKQALSAWNPLRELEDFQNRILRAFNPNNRDTAGQSPASTQWSPLVDVSEDEDSYKITAELPQIPKEDVKVTVENGTLVISGERRFSHEDKSMKYHRIERGYGSFARSFNLPTDADPSRIGAKFVDGVLHVQIQKSEHAKPKQIDVRVD encoded by the coding sequence ATGAAACAAGCATTGAGTGCCTGGAACCCACTGCGCGAATTGGAGGACTTCCAGAACCGAATCCTTCGCGCATTTAACCCCAACAACCGCGACACCGCCGGACAATCCCCGGCTTCCACGCAATGGTCGCCCTTGGTCGACGTCAGCGAAGACGAAGACTCCTACAAGATCACGGCCGAACTGCCGCAGATTCCGAAGGAGGATGTCAAGGTGACGGTCGAAAACGGCACGCTCGTCATTTCAGGCGAGCGAAGGTTCTCACATGAGGACAAGAGCATGAAGTACCACCGCATTGAACGTGGCTACGGTAGCTTCGCCCGAAGCTTCAATCTTCCTACGGATGCGGATCCATCCCGAATTGGGGCCAAGTTCGTCGACGGCGTGCTCCACGTCCAGATCCAGAAGAGCGAGCACGCAAAGCCGAAACAAATCGACGTCAGGGTTGACTGA
- a CDS encoding sensor histidine kinase, whose product MKAIVLVARAHLDTSGVIVDVWDAPRLRQVVSNLLSNPAHHGDGNPISLSLRGRVETMVIEVRNSGKPNPGDALGTLFDPMVRFTCSENEDQHGSLGLGLYVCREIAVAHGGQIQAASSETGETSFTVTLPRESVASAGVVRNWALNDAETDLKYPNSFDPTSAYGEAVGLEKLTP is encoded by the coding sequence TTGAAAGCCATCGTCCTGGTGGCTCGTGCTCATCTGGACACTTCCGGGGTGATCGTGGATGTGTGGGATGCGCCACGCCTGCGACAGGTGGTCTCGAATCTCCTCTCCAATCCAGCCCACCACGGCGACGGAAATCCGATCTCTCTCTCACTGCGAGGACGGGTTGAGACGATGGTGATCGAGGTCAGAAACAGCGGGAAACCAAATCCCGGCGATGCATTGGGAACGCTCTTTGATCCGATGGTGCGATTTACTTGCAGTGAGAATGAGGACCAACATGGGAGCCTGGGGCTCGGACTTTACGTTTGCCGGGAAATCGCGGTCGCGCATGGCGGTCAAATCCAGGCGGCTTCCAGCGAAACCGGGGAGACGAGCTTCACAGTTACCCTACCGCGGGAGTCGGTGGCGTCTGCCGGTGTGGTCAGGAACTGGGCCCTGAACGATGCCGAGACTGACTTGAAATATCCGAATTCGTTCGATCCCACGAGTGCGTATGGGGAAGCTGTGGGGTTGGAAAAATTGACGCCCTGA
- a CDS encoding DUF1328 domain-containing protein — MLHWSLVFLVIALIAGVLGLTGIAGMSAHIAWILFVIFLVLWLISFFMRGGRSPRV, encoded by the coding sequence ATGTTACACTGGAGCCTCGTCTTTCTCGTCATCGCCCTCATCGCCGGCGTCCTCGGCCTGACGGGCATTGCCGGCATGTCCGCCCACATAGCCTGGATCCTGTTCGTCATCTTCCTGGTACTGTGGCTGATCTCGTTTTTCATGCGCGGCGGACGTTCCCCGCGTGTTTGA
- a CDS encoding SDR family NAD(P)-dependent oxidoreductase, which translates to MKATTLITGCTSGIGLHLARQFAKHGHPLILVAPVAGELQALATELERTFHVTTSVIAVDLEKPDAVEMIQRQVEETGWEVDILVNNAGHGFRGKSWELTLEQDLSIVALNIAAPLRLAKAFLPAMVGRGRGRILNTASVAGFEPGPLLNVYHASKAFVLSWSEGLAVELEGTGITVTALCPGPTDTDFFPKAGMTDVVGFQKGNLMAPQDVAEAGYKGLIEGELLVVPGAMNKLMVGARRILSEHAQAKFNEKFYEEVPPDERTRERGDKEKKA; encoded by the coding sequence ATGAAAGCGACCACTTTGATCACCGGATGTACCTCGGGCATCGGCCTCCACCTTGCCCGTCAATTTGCGAAGCACGGTCATCCCCTGATCCTGGTGGCTCCGGTCGCCGGAGAACTGCAGGCGCTGGCCACCGAACTTGAGAGGACTTTCCATGTCACTACCTCTGTCATTGCCGTGGACTTGGAAAAGCCCGATGCGGTGGAAATGATCCAGCGCCAAGTCGAGGAAACCGGCTGGGAGGTGGATATACTCGTCAACAATGCCGGACATGGCTTCCGCGGCAAATCCTGGGAACTGACCTTGGAGCAGGATTTGTCCATCGTCGCGCTGAACATCGCCGCGCCTCTCCGGTTGGCCAAGGCCTTCCTGCCGGCCATGGTGGGCCGGGGCCGCGGTCGGATTCTCAATACGGCTTCCGTCGCGGGATTCGAACCCGGTCCCTTGTTGAACGTCTATCACGCCAGCAAGGCCTTCGTTCTGTCATGGAGCGAGGGACTGGCGGTTGAGCTCGAAGGTACGGGAATCACCGTGACGGCGCTGTGTCCGGGGCCTACCGACACGGACTTCTTTCCCAAGGCCGGGATGACGGATGTCGTCGGCTTTCAAAAAGGCAACCTGATGGCTCCGCAGGATGTGGCTGAAGCGGGCTACAAGGGGCTGATAGAGGGGGAACTGCTGGTCGTGCCCGGTGCGATGAACAAGCTGATGGTGGGGGCGCGCCGCATTCTGAGCGAGCACGCCCAGGCGAAGTTCAATGAGAAGTTCTACGAAGAAGTGCCGCCTGATGAGAGAACCCGCGAGCGTGGAGACAAGGAGAAGAAGGCGTAA
- a CDS encoding DUF6328 family protein, with amino-acid sequence MSRLSAMNPEQPTNPDERLSLSKAALYLLEECRMVLPGIQALLGFELTVIFNPGFDQKLSPAEQTLHLASIVLLSLAVILIMTPAAYHRQTGPRHVSEHFIRLATRLLLASMVPLSASIAIELYLVGRVIAGTLAGGVIAAVAGLVAVFLWFILPRLFSRAER; translated from the coding sequence ATGAGCCGACTTTCGGCGATGAATCCGGAGCAACCCACCAACCCGGACGAGAGGTTGTCGCTGTCCAAGGCCGCCCTCTACCTGCTCGAAGAATGCCGGATGGTGCTGCCCGGCATCCAAGCCCTGCTCGGCTTCGAACTGACGGTCATCTTCAATCCGGGGTTCGACCAGAAGCTGTCTCCGGCCGAACAAACCCTTCATCTGGCCTCCATCGTCCTCCTGTCCCTGGCGGTTATCCTGATCATGACTCCGGCGGCGTACCACCGCCAGACAGGGCCGCGGCATGTATCGGAACATTTCATCCGTCTGGCGACCCGTCTCCTGCTTGCCAGCATGGTCCCGCTTTCCGCCAGCATCGCCATCGAACTCTATCTGGTGGGACGGGTCATTGCCGGCACTCTTGCTGGCGGGGTGATCGCCGCGGTGGCCGGCCTCGTGGCCGTTTTCCTATGGTTCATACTGCCGCGGTTGTTTTCGCGCGCGGAAAGGTAA
- a CDS encoding SDR family oxidoreductase, translated as MNPTENHPHSAASRRKFVGGLTTGLVAAMTASGRSEESANEFPANQPSQTRMQDPTDQYPKPPFPKQKQEWPGLAGKMTPRPDHGEKSYQGSGRLAGRKALVTGGDSGIGRAAAIAFAREGADVAINYLPAEESDAREVVELIRAAGRKAVALPGDIRDEAFCKKLVEDAVKELGGLDILVNNAGRQQSVDSILDLTTEEFDATYKTNFYAIFWITKAAIPHLKPGATIINTGSEQAEDPSPNLLVYASTKAAIINFTKSLSKQLAAKGIRVNAVAPGPVWTPLQISGGQPQEKLPKFGEKTALKRAGQPAELASAYVFLASQESSFVTGLVYSVTGGQGEE; from the coding sequence ATGAATCCAACCGAAAATCATCCACATTCCGCCGCATCCCGCCGTAAGTTCGTCGGCGGTCTTACCACCGGTCTCGTCGCAGCCATGACAGCTTCCGGACGGAGCGAAGAGTCCGCGAATGAATTTCCGGCCAACCAACCCTCACAGACGAGGATGCAGGATCCCACCGACCAGTATCCCAAGCCGCCGTTCCCGAAACAAAAGCAGGAGTGGCCGGGCCTCGCGGGCAAGATGACGCCGCGACCGGACCACGGAGAGAAGAGTTACCAGGGATCGGGCCGACTCGCAGGCCGCAAGGCTCTCGTCACGGGAGGCGATTCCGGCATCGGCCGTGCGGCGGCGATTGCCTTTGCGCGCGAGGGGGCCGATGTGGCGATCAACTATCTGCCGGCGGAGGAGTCCGACGCCAGGGAAGTCGTTGAACTGATTCGCGCGGCCGGCAGGAAGGCGGTCGCGTTGCCCGGAGACATCCGCGATGAAGCGTTCTGCAAGAAGCTGGTCGAGGACGCGGTGAAAGAACTTGGAGGGCTCGACATTCTGGTGAACAACGCGGGAAGACAGCAGTCGGTGGACTCCATTCTGGACCTCACCACCGAGGAGTTCGACGCGACCTACAAGACGAACTTCTACGCGATCTTCTGGATCACCAAGGCGGCCATCCCCCACCTCAAGCCGGGGGCCACGATCATCAATACCGGCTCCGAGCAGGCGGAGGATCCCTCGCCGAATCTGCTGGTCTATGCGTCCACCAAGGCCGCGATCATCAACTTCACGAAGTCTCTTTCCAAGCAACTCGCGGCAAAGGGCATCCGGGTCAATGCGGTGGCCCCCGGCCCGGTGTGGACGCCTCTCCAGATCAGCGGCGGGCAACCCCAGGAAAAGCTGCCGAAGTTCGGCGAGAAAACCGCGTTGAAGCGCGCGGGCCAGCCTGCCGAACTCGCGTCGGCGTACGTGTTTCTCGCATCCCAGGAGTCGAGTTTTGTCACGGGGTTGGTCTACAGCGTGACCGGCGGACAGGGAGAAGAGTGA
- a CDS encoding HD domain-containing protein: MAATAHRGQFLKRTKIPYIVHCIGVASAVHVAFGCQDPEVIAAAIMHHLIEKTKVSKESIHRKFGARVALIIDVLTKPEERRASTLYWERLTASTWESRLVKMADALDHLVSPAARLVERIPTGNKALALAFSSEPVIQRAKQILSARLDYTALQVKQRHEKRAKTSKKQIGLH; this comes from the coding sequence TTGGCTGCCACCGCACACCGCGGGCAATTTTTGAAACGGACGAAGATACCCTACATCGTTCACTGCATCGGCGTGGCCTCAGCTGTTCACGTGGCCTTCGGTTGTCAGGATCCAGAGGTGATCGCCGCAGCGATCATGCATCACCTCATCGAGAAGACCAAGGTGAGCAAGGAATCAATCCATCGGAAATTCGGAGCACGAGTGGCTCTGATCATCGATGTGCTGACAAAGCCGGAAGAAAGAAGAGCCTCGACGTTATATTGGGAACGCTTGACGGCCTCGACATGGGAATCCCGGCTCGTGAAAATGGCGGATGCGCTTGACCATCTCGTCAGTCCGGCCGCCCGGCTTGTAGAGCGCATCCCAACGGGAAACAAAGCTCTGGCGCTTGCCTTCAGCTCAGAGCCGGTGATCCAGCGCGCCAAACAGATACTTTCCGCCAGACTGGACTACACGGCCCTTCAGGTGAAACAACGGCATGAGAAGCGTGCGAAAACCTCAAAGAAACAAATAGGCCTTCATTGA
- a CDS encoding ferritin-like domain-containing protein: MSKLTTLSVLLEQEVKDLYNAETQLVKALPKMAKAANDKALKEAFETHLEETKGHVERLKKVADLLGIKPIGKICKAMQGLVEEGGETIEEKGEGVLRDIALIVAAQKVEHYEISGYGSLKTLAGVLGHDDLVELLQTTEDEEGEADKKLTSIAERLLPQALELEPA; the protein is encoded by the coding sequence ATGTCCAAACTCACCACACTCAGCGTCCTACTCGAACAGGAAGTCAAAGACCTCTACAACGCCGAAACCCAACTGGTGAAGGCGCTGCCCAAGATGGCGAAGGCCGCCAACGATAAAGCCTTGAAGGAAGCCTTCGAGACCCACCTCGAGGAAACCAAAGGCCATGTCGAACGTCTCAAAAAGGTGGCCGACCTCCTAGGCATCAAACCCATCGGCAAGATATGCAAGGCGATGCAGGGACTTGTCGAGGAAGGCGGCGAAACCATCGAGGAGAAAGGCGAAGGCGTCCTCCGCGACATCGCCCTGATCGTCGCGGCCCAAAAGGTCGAGCACTATGAGATCTCCGGCTACGGCTCGTTGAAGACTCTCGCCGGGGTCCTCGGCCACGATGACCTCGTCGAACTCCTTCAAACCACCGAGGACGAGGAAGGCGAGGCGGACAAGAAGCTCACCTCCATCGCCGAACGGCTCCTGCCCCAGGCCCTGGAACTGGAACCCGCCTGA
- a CDS encoding host attachment protein: protein MKSLPLLIIVADRGHVRAFRTNEDGHLQQIDAEEIPEGRETLSETVTDQAGAFRSKGQLGASTAENLHLQEDLESKNLQHVAAVIRGVLDQHPGWWGFAAPAEFNDRLLQLVGEAQQGRLSMNLTKDLSHHPVREIESHFRNAAEGQV from the coding sequence ATGAAATCGCTCCCACTGCTCATCATCGTCGCGGACCGCGGCCATGTCCGCGCCTTCCGAACCAATGAGGACGGCCACCTCCAGCAGATCGATGCGGAGGAAATCCCCGAAGGCCGGGAGACGCTGTCCGAAACCGTCACCGACCAGGCCGGTGCCTTCCGATCCAAGGGCCAGCTCGGAGCCTCCACCGCGGAGAACCTGCACCTCCAAGAAGACCTCGAGTCCAAGAACCTCCAACATGTCGCGGCGGTGATCCGCGGCGTCCTCGACCAACACCCGGGTTGGTGGGGGTTCGCCGCCCCGGCGGAATTCAATGATCGGCTCCTGCAACTGGTGGGCGAGGCGCAGCAGGGCCGCCTGTCCATGAACCTGACGAAGGATCTCTCACACCATCCCGTCAGGGAGATCGAAAGCCACTTCCGGAACGCCGCAGAGGGTCAGGTTTAA
- a CDS encoding glutaredoxin family protein: protein MVTPKHLCPWGVKAKDLLRRAGYQIEDHHLASKEENEDYKQRHGYDETPQIFIGDKRVGGYDALREFLGKGPDPKEGETYQPVIAVFLASLLMALSTCWAMHQSILPIRTMELFVSFSMCVLGILKLRDLQGFATGFIQYDLLAQHYVPYAYVYAFIETGAGILMIGHLATLFAAPAALLVSTIGAVSVFKAVYLEKRDLNCACVGGGSKVPLGFISLTENLLMMAMAVWMLAKSAL from the coding sequence ATGGTTACACCGAAGCATCTTTGCCCCTGGGGGGTGAAGGCGAAGGATCTCCTGCGCCGCGCTGGCTATCAGATCGAAGATCATCACCTGGCCAGCAAGGAGGAAAACGAGGATTACAAACAGCGGCACGGCTATGACGAAACCCCGCAGATCTTCATCGGAGACAAAAGAGTAGGTGGCTACGATGCCCTCCGGGAATTCCTGGGAAAAGGCCCGGATCCGAAGGAAGGGGAAACCTATCAGCCCGTCATCGCCGTGTTTCTGGCGAGCTTACTGATGGCTCTGTCCACCTGCTGGGCGATGCACCAATCGATTCTGCCCATCCGCACCATGGAGCTGTTCGTGTCCTTCAGCATGTGCGTGCTCGGGATTCTCAAGCTGCGAGATCTGCAAGGATTCGCCACCGGCTTCATCCAGTACGACCTCCTCGCCCAGCACTACGTTCCTTACGCGTATGTGTACGCATTCATCGAAACAGGGGCGGGAATTCTGATGATCGGGCACCTCGCAACGCTGTTTGCCGCGCCTGCGGCATTGCTGGTGAGCACCATTGGAGCCGTCTCGGTGTTCAAAGCCGTGTATCTGGAGAAGCGCGACCTCAATTGTGCCTGTGTCGGCGGAGGCAGCAAGGTGCCGCTCGGGTTCATTTCCCTCACTGAGAATCTCCTGATGATGGCCATGGCGGTCTGGATGCTGGCGAAATCCGCGTTGTGA